The genomic window TGTCACAGGGACGTGTCGGCCGTCTTGTTCTTTGGACCGCTCACAGAGTTGGCCACAGCCGTGGTGTCGGGCTGAGCGTCTCTGCAGAAGAACACAGCGGGATTCTTACACGCCCACATggccacctctcctcctccacctcctccacctcctcctccacctcctcctccacctcctcctcccttccccgGACTGGAGTTGGACAAACGGCTGTTGTTGTTGACTCCGACTCGGCTGACGTACCTGTCTCTTATTCTCTCTGCTTGGTTTAATCTAATCTCTCTGTTCTGGTTGTGACTTGATAAATACGCGGCGATATTTCTGGTCCTATATCCCTCCTCTCGACTTCTTCCAAGTAACATCGAAATATTTGGATTCCTCAGAGCGTAAATGAGCGGGTTGATGGCTCCGTTCGCCCAGGCTAGCCAGATTGCGACAGTGTCCATTGCTGGGTTGAAGGTATAGTTCCCCATCGCGGTGACGAGTCCCATCAGACAGTACGGCCCCCAACAGAAAATGATAAAGACGATCATGATCAAAACTGTAGTCGCCGTTCGCATCTCGCTGTAAAAACGCAGCAAGTAGGCGTACGTGGTGACGGGTCGGACGCGGATTTCAGAGAGTCGGACCGTCTTGCAAATGTtataatgacaaaaacacatgaGAGAAAACGGCAGCAGGTAACAGATCACTATGAGGCTGATGCTGTAGGCCGTGCCCATGCGCGACGTCCCGGAGTgaaacacatacatacagtgaTAG from Periophthalmus magnuspinnatus isolate fPerMag1 chromosome 22, fPerMag1.2.pri, whole genome shotgun sequence includes these protein-coding regions:
- the LOC117390671 gene encoding G-protein coupled receptor 135, whose amino-acid sequence is MDQSVTTALQENTTQHPPSTHHHPSTLSPLIPRVVSIVTSLVTAAAEDTAVTHGNQSTPGDLSPARLPPTPFTPLSAADTSSILQGIAVAAQALILLSIFLLSSLGNSAVVIVIIKHRQLRTVTNAFIMSLSLSDFLTAVLCLPFSFVMLFSKDGIWMFGDRFCVANGFFNTCFGIISTLTMTLISFDRYYAIVRQPQAKIGRQKATQLLIAVWLTAVIFSLPWYLLVRTPAEIHKRGFYHCMYVFHSGTSRMGTAYSISLIVICYLLPFSLMCFCHYNICKTVRLSEIRVRPVTTYAYLLRFYSEMRTATTVLIMIVFIIFCWGPYCLMGLVTAMGNYTFNPAMDTVAIWLAWANGAINPLIYALRNPNISMLLGRSREEGYRTRNIAAYLSSHNQNREIRLNQAERIRDRYVSRVGVNNNSRLSNSSPGKGGGGGEVAMWACKNPAVFFCRDAQPDTTAVANSVSGPKNKTADTSL